The following are from one region of the Qipengyuania flava genome:
- a CDS encoding ArsR/SmtB family transcription factor, whose protein sequence is METKATQLADATMVKRLAALAHDHRLAIFRVLVRAGAGGLPAGAISDKLDLAPSSLSFHIANLRNAGLVSDERDGRSIIYRADFGAMAGLVAYLHENCCADDPLGTCAPE, encoded by the coding sequence ATGGAAACGAAAGCCACCCAGCTCGCCGATGCGACCATGGTCAAGCGCCTCGCCGCGCTGGCCCATGACCACCGCCTGGCGATATTTCGTGTGTTGGTCAGGGCAGGTGCTGGCGGGCTTCCGGCTGGTGCGATCTCCGACAAGCTCGATCTCGCGCCCAGTTCGCTGTCGTTCCACATCGCCAACCTGAGAAACGCAGGTCTGGTCAGTGACGAGCGCGACGGCCGCTCCATCATCTATCGAGCCGATTTCGGCGCCATGGCTGGCCTGGTGGCCTATCTTCATGAAAATTGCTGCGCCGACGATCCGCTGGGCACCTGCGCACCAGAATAG
- a CDS encoding VOC family protein — MRIHISLTAADLDAAKRFYSAFFAHEPTLERDGYLQWLLDEPRVNFVVEQGSGATGLSHLGVQAEDEAELAVQFDRVASTQAAVLDEGETQCCYARSTKNWTADPSGIRWENFLTHERTGDYGKPAPVAKAASVAAHGCC, encoded by the coding sequence ATGAGAATTCATATCAGTCTCACCGCTGCCGACCTCGATGCCGCGAAGCGTTTCTACAGCGCCTTCTTTGCGCATGAGCCCACGCTCGAGCGCGACGGCTACCTCCAGTGGCTGCTCGACGAGCCACGGGTCAATTTCGTCGTAGAGCAGGGCAGCGGCGCAACCGGCCTGTCGCATCTTGGCGTCCAGGCCGAGGACGAGGCCGAACTGGCCGTTCAGTTCGACCGGGTCGCCAGCACGCAGGCGGCAGTCCTGGACGAAGGCGAAACACAGTGCTGCTATGCGCGCTCGACCAAGAACTGGACAGCCGATCCCTCGGGCATTCGCTGGGAAAATTTCCTGACCCACGAGCGCACGGGCGATTATGGGAAGCCGGCCCCCGTTGCCAAAGCCGCAAGCGTTGCCGCCCATGGC